The genomic stretch GCACCACACGAAAGTCCTCGCCCTTAGCGGTTGGCACATATTCATAACGTAAAGGCCGCTCACTGTAGGCGCGCCGCTCCAACAACCCATCCTCGACCAACGAATTCAGGCGCCGGGTGAGCATGTTCGGCGCAATGTCCAGGCTGCGGGAAAACTCGTCGAATCGGCGCAACCCGTGCAAGGCGTCACGCATGATCAAGATACTCCACCACTCACCCACCCTTTCCAGGCTGCGGGCGATCGGGCATTCGGCGTGGGCCAGGGTTTTGCGTTGCATGGCGGTTCCTTGGGGGATGCGCTCGGACATTTATCGTTCGAGCATGTTACTTTCATGATGATAGTTACGTCCACACATCACTATCCCCGACAAAGCTGAAGGAGCTGGACTGTCATGAGCAAACGCATTGTTGTCACAGGCATGGGCGCATTGACCCCGCTGGGCTGCGGAGTCGAACCGGTTTGGCAACGCCTGCTGGCGGGCGAATCCGGTA from Pseudomonas sp. S04 encodes the following:
- a CDS encoding winged helix-turn-helix transcriptional regulator; this encodes MQRKTLAHAECPIARSLERVGEWWSILIMRDALHGLRRFDEFSRSLDIAPNMLTRRLNSLVEDGLLERRAYSERPLRYEYVPTAKGEDFRVVLMAFVAWGNRHYAPEGESVQIVERETGRPVQPMMADVVDGHLVSLEQCSVQAGPAATTGMRQRLSAIAADRP